Proteins encoded in a region of the Sulfurimonas marina genome:
- a CDS encoding COG3400 family protein: protein MKKILIISDGIIGQHFIQRVSETYTTENIYYIVQTKSVAYDDVNPARFKFFEFDPTSFYKLANILKMDFIQVVIAMDNQADVENTIKNIRNIKKQLRIIVLNQWNMINHDANVVLVNSNEILASRLQDYLPNVPVIAQNVGIGEGEIMEVLVPFGSSFVYRHMGVIEQKNWRIVAIYRNRKLIMPSRRRMIQPNDLLLLVGEPAVLKSVYRAIKQELGQFPEPFGSNLLLFIDMNIVAKENIKKLVRRAIYVHNKLKHNLVIKIVNPSDIELLQYIKDYRSMDVSIEIDYESVDLKQNFLSDIKAYHVGLVLVAGEMFADYYVRKALYEAHVPVLKLANRDFSTLKDASLILSDNRDLEKISATIFDISEQMNFNLELYNYLQEHQDDKEQVIEHFNNLSTIFSKSIKVFKEKENPIKVLKQKENFIQILPFTAKLTKHRMSSLFSTDSEKLYFKLDDYHQIFIPVQL, encoded by the coding sequence ATGAAAAAGATATTGATTATAAGCGATGGCATAATCGGACAACACTTTATCCAAAGGGTAAGTGAAACATATACTACAGAAAATATCTACTATATTGTTCAAACAAAGTCTGTTGCTTATGACGATGTTAATCCAGCAAGATTTAAATTTTTTGAATTTGATCCGACAAGTTTTTACAAGCTTGCAAACATTTTAAAAATGGATTTTATCCAGGTTGTTATAGCTATGGATAATCAGGCTGATGTTGAAAACACGATCAAAAATATCCGAAATATTAAAAAACAGTTACGTATTATTGTTTTAAACCAATGGAATATGATCAATCATGATGCCAATGTAGTTCTTGTAAATTCAAATGAGATTTTAGCTTCCCGTTTACAAGATTATCTTCCAAATGTTCCTGTGATTGCGCAAAATGTCGGGATAGGCGAGGGTGAGATTATGGAAGTGCTCGTCCCTTTTGGAAGTTCTTTTGTATACCGTCATATGGGTGTAATTGAGCAGAAAAACTGGAGAATTGTTGCGATCTATAGAAACAGAAAGCTAATCATGCCTTCACGCCGCAGAATGATTCAGCCAAATGACCTGCTTCTGCTTGTTGGTGAACCAGCTGTATTGAAGTCTGTTTACCGTGCGATCAAACAAGAACTTGGACAATTCCCTGAGCCATTTGGTTCAAATCTTTTACTCTTTATAGATATGAATATTGTTGCAAAAGAGAATATTAAAAAGCTGGTACGTCGTGCTATTTACGTCCACAATAAGCTCAAACACAATCTTGTAATAAAGATTGTAAACCCTTCAGATATAGAACTGCTGCAATATATAAAAGATTATAGAAGTATGGATGTGTCTATTGAGATAGATTATGAGAGTGTTGATTTAAAACAAAATTTCCTTTCAGATATAAAAGCATACCATGTCGGTTTAGTGCTAGTTGCGGGTGAGATGTTTGCCGATTATTATGTAAGAAAAGCGCTGTATGAAGCGCATGTACCTGTGCTTAAGCTTGCAAATCGAGATTTTAGTACACTTAAAGATGCCTCACTTATTTTATCTGACAATAGAGATCTTGAAAAGATCTCGGCAACTATTTTCGATATCTCGGAGCAGATGAACTTTAACCTTGAACTCTATAACTATCTTCAAGAGCACCAAGATGACAAAGAACAGGTTATAGAACACTTTAACAACCTTTCAACTATTTTCTCAAAGTCGATTAAAGTGTTTAAAGAGAAAGAGAATCCGATCAAAGTTCTAAAACAAAAAGAAAACTTTATTCAGATACTTCCGTTTACGGCAAAACTTACAAAACATCGTATGAGCTCTTTATTTTCTACAGATAGTGAAAAACTCTATTTTAAACTTGATGATTATCATCAAATATTTATACCTGTTCAGCTTTAA
- a CDS encoding mechanosensitive ion channel domain-containing protein — translation MKKSLFFCSVLLLLQCVLVAADDANVPTANTQVEVQEVSENGMGLDLEQQILNYEQELKDLDSSISDANVWIKSYATYLAALRVKDDLDKIKQRIKWLSKNAKTAKERDELNGLIAKESILTSQIGQLKDEHYTPFSELITPPKIEEIPEINNPFDIFTGLSLIKTLNNNLDEYKKKKENLSELITILKKEVEIHQKLAEVGKQEYTDELKEIQLQLLRFERALDTMSSTLEVYQKRLDITAVNINKSVETQVYRLAKIGIAILIVFFIFFVLKLIVKKYITDNERFYMANKIITFTNFTIIILIVFFNYIENASYLVTILGFASAGIAIAMKDWFMSILGWLVIVFGGSIHVGDRIRVDMDGMQYVGDVLDISLLRITILEDVTLTSVMTNRRAGRIIFIPNNYVFTKMIANYTHNSLKTVWDGVKITITFDSNHKKAMYLVKEITKKYSKGYTDITRKQLNRLRQHYSLKNTNVEPRIYSFIEDNGLEVEAWYLTNAYATLTLRSVISTEIVDAFNAADDITIAYPTQKLHVDMRSSKPTDLHENELV, via the coding sequence ATGAAAAAAAGTTTATTCTTTTGTAGCGTATTATTACTATTACAGTGTGTATTAGTTGCTGCAGATGATGCAAATGTTCCTACAGCCAATACTCAGGTAGAGGTTCAAGAGGTCTCTGAAAATGGTATGGGTCTTGATCTGGAACAACAAATCTTAAACTACGAGCAAGAACTTAAAGATTTAGATTCTTCAATCTCAGATGCCAATGTTTGGATCAAAAGTTATGCGACATATCTTGCAGCGCTTCGCGTAAAAGATGACTTGGATAAAATCAAACAGAGAATCAAATGGCTCTCTAAAAATGCAAAAACTGCAAAAGAGAGAGATGAACTTAACGGTCTTATAGCAAAAGAGAGTATCTTAACAAGTCAGATAGGACAACTTAAAGATGAACACTATACACCGTTTTCAGAGTTGATTACACCTCCGAAGATAGAGGAGATTCCTGAGATCAACAACCCGTTTGATATTTTTACGGGTTTATCGCTTATTAAAACACTTAACAACAATCTGGATGAGTATAAAAAGAAAAAAGAGAATCTCTCGGAACTTATTACAATCTTGAAAAAAGAGGTTGAAATTCATCAGAAACTTGCAGAGGTTGGTAAGCAAGAGTATACTGATGAACTAAAAGAGATTCAACTGCAGCTTTTACGATTTGAGCGTGCACTCGATACAATGAGCTCTACACTTGAAGTGTATCAAAAACGTTTAGATATTACGGCAGTTAATATCAACAAGTCTGTAGAAACACAAGTGTACAGACTTGCAAAAATCGGTATTGCTATTTTAATTGTCTTTTTTATCTTTTTTGTATTAAAACTGATTGTTAAAAAGTATATTACTGACAATGAACGATTTTATATGGCAAATAAGATCATTACATTTACGAACTTTACGATTATTATATTAATCGTATTTTTTAACTATATTGAAAATGCTTCTTATCTTGTAACTATCTTAGGTTTTGCATCAGCCGGTATCGCCATTGCGATGAAAGATTGGTTTATGAGTATTCTAGGATGGCTTGTGATCGTATTTGGCGGTAGTATCCATGTAGGTGATAGAATCCGTGTCGATATGGACGGAATGCAGTATGTTGGAGATGTTCTTGATATCTCACTATTACGTATTACGATACTCGAAGATGTGACATTAACATCTGTAATGACAAATAGACGTGCAGGAAGAATTATCTTTATTCCTAATAACTACGTGTTTACAAAGATGATCGCAAACTATACGCACAACTCTTTAAAAACTGTTTGGGATGGGGTAAAGATCACTATCACTTTTGATTCAAACCATAAAAAAGCTATGTATCTAGTAAAAGAGATCACGAAAAAATACTCAAAAGGGTATACAGATATTACAAGAAAACAGTTAAACAGACTGCGTCAGCACTATAGTCTGAAAAACACGAATGTTGAACCGAGAATCTACTCTTTTATAGAGGATAACGGTTTAGAAGTGGAAGCTTGGTATTTAACAAATGCATATGCGACTTTAACGCTAAGAAGTGTGATCTCGACAGAGATAGTAGATGCATTTAATGCAGCAGATGATATTACAATTGCATACCCTACACAAAAACTACATGTAGATATGAGAAGTTCTAAACCGACAGATCTACATGAAAATGAGTTAGTATAA
- the bioV gene encoding pimelyl-ACP methyl ester esterase BioV, with translation MKFFSGFSLQNEQYLFSPFIKKSEVCVCGFSYGAIKAFEYTQKCIKESKRVDTLQLFSPAFFQTKDEKFKRLQLMSYKKNKELYLENFISSCFAPYEKKIVELNDHDTIDDLQKLLEYEWDLEELQKIVDAGVVIEVYLGFEDKIIDAEGAYQFFRQVANVTSFKKANHFLQLN, from the coding sequence ATGAAGTTTTTTAGTGGTTTTTCGCTGCAAAATGAGCAGTATCTATTTTCACCCTTTATCAAAAAGAGTGAAGTGTGTGTATGTGGTTTTAGTTACGGTGCTATAAAAGCGTTTGAGTATACTCAGAAGTGTATTAAAGAGAGTAAGAGGGTAGATACCCTGCAGCTTTTCTCACCCGCTTTTTTTCAAACAAAAGATGAGAAGTTCAAGCGTTTACAGCTAATGTCATACAAAAAAAATAAAGAGTTATATTTAGAGAATTTTATAAGCTCTTGTTTTGCTCCTTATGAGAAGAAGATAGTTGAGCTAAACGACCATGACACGATCGATGATCTTCAAAAGTTACTTGAGTATGAATGGGATTTAGAAGAGTTACAAAAGATTGTGGATGCAGGCGTTGTAATTGAAGTCTATTTAGGATTTGAAGATAAGATCATAGATGCAGAGGGTGCTTACCAGTTTTTTAGACAAGTTGCAAATGTGACTTCATTTAAAAAAGCAAACCATTTTTTACAACTAAATTAG
- the aroB gene encoding 3-dehydroquinate synthase, giving the protein MQVNIPLKQVIDNSYSITIDQLPQIELDTKVAIVTNPKVAGLHLSYLLSKISVKELYIITVPDGEEYKNQASIDTILESLFNHRFNRKSMLIAFGGGVIGDMVGYAASIYQRGIDFIQIPTTLLSQVDASVGGKTGMNNKYGKNLVGAFHQPKAVYIDPHFLTTLPSREFGAGVAEIVKMAVTFNKEFFEYLETADLKDPKVLQEAIKQAVETKASVVAQDEKERGLRAALNYGHTFGHVIENETQYKTYLHGEAVAIGIIMANQLAIKLGLMSEDEALRVENVFKKYNLPTNYAISNTETFYETFFLDKKSSDANITFILADGIGGVKMLDDIAKETVVSVLAQFGAC; this is encoded by the coding sequence ATGCAAGTAAACATACCCCTTAAACAAGTAATAGACAACTCTTACTCAATCACAATTGACCAATTACCGCAAATTGAATTAGATACGAAAGTAGCTATTGTTACCAATCCTAAAGTAGCAGGACTACACCTTTCATATCTTCTTTCAAAGATCTCGGTAAAAGAGTTATATATCATTACGGTTCCAGACGGTGAAGAGTATAAAAACCAAGCAAGTATAGATACAATTTTAGAATCACTTTTTAACCACCGTTTCAACAGAAAATCGATGTTAATAGCTTTCGGCGGCGGCGTAATCGGAGATATGGTCGGATATGCAGCAAGTATCTACCAAAGAGGAATCGATTTTATTCAGATCCCGACAACACTTTTATCTCAAGTTGATGCAAGTGTAGGCGGAAAGACAGGTATGAATAATAAATACGGTAAAAACCTTGTAGGTGCTTTTCACCAACCAAAAGCGGTTTATATCGATCCTCACTTTTTAACTACACTTCCAAGTCGTGAGTTTGGTGCAGGTGTTGCTGAGATAGTGAAGATGGCAGTAACGTTTAACAAGGAGTTTTTTGAGTACCTTGAAACTGCCGATCTTAAAGATCCTAAAGTATTACAAGAGGCAATCAAGCAGGCAGTAGAGACAAAAGCTTCGGTAGTAGCTCAAGATGAAAAAGAGCGTGGTCTTCGTGCAGCACTTAACTACGGACATACTTTCGGACACGTAATCGAGAATGAAACGCAGTATAAAACATATCTCCATGGAGAAGCTGTAGCTATCGGAATCATTATGGCAAATCAACTGGCTATCAAACTTGGACTAATGAGTGAAGATGAAGCTTTAAGAGTTGAAAATGTATTCAAAAAGTATAACCTGCCGACAAATTATGCGATCAGCAATACTGAGACTTTTTATGAAACATTCTTTCTAGATAAAAAAAGTTCAGATGCAAATATCACTTTTATTTTGGCTGACGGTATCGGCGGGGTAAAAATGCTTGATGATATTGCTAAAGAAACTGTAGTTTCTGTCTTAGCACAGTTTGGAGCTTGTTAA
- the trmA gene encoding tRNA (uridine(54)-C5)-methyltransferase TrmA, whose amino-acid sequence MNCKHFGECGACRVYEGGYESQLKQKVDINQERFVNFFSNPIEVFESPTQNYRSRSEFKIWHVGDELHYAMNHIEHKGVVLIDECPQVNTYINELMPKLIKAIDEKELGFKLFGADFLSSSNGEIVVSLLYHRQLDQAWQDTAAEIAKDLGIYIIGRARKQKLVIGQDYITETLDINGQNYIFNYIENSFTQPNSRVNEKMIAWAMDAFSDHKGDLLELYCGAGNFTIPFAKIFDKVLATEISKSSINAAKANMALNSVENIEFIRMSVEEFVDALNGVREFNRMQHINIEDYNINSIFVDPPRSGMDEFTCKFSSQFDNIVYISCNPETLARDLDILTQTHEIKSMALFDQFPYTHHAEMGVKLVKKV is encoded by the coding sequence ATGAATTGTAAACATTTTGGTGAGTGTGGCGCTTGTAGAGTATATGAAGGTGGTTATGAATCACAACTAAAACAAAAAGTAGATATCAATCAAGAGCGCTTTGTAAATTTTTTTAGTAATCCGATAGAAGTATTTGAATCTCCTACACAAAACTATCGTTCAAGAAGTGAGTTTAAGATCTGGCATGTGGGCGATGAGCTTCATTATGCAATGAACCATATTGAACATAAAGGTGTAGTGCTTATAGATGAGTGTCCTCAGGTAAACACTTATATAAATGAACTTATGCCGAAACTTATAAAAGCGATAGATGAAAAAGAGCTGGGATTTAAACTTTTTGGAGCCGATTTTTTAAGTTCTAGCAATGGTGAGATAGTAGTATCCCTTTTATACCATAGACAGCTCGATCAGGCGTGGCAAGATACAGCTGCCGAGATTGCTAAAGATTTAGGTATATATATAATAGGGCGTGCAAGAAAACAAAAACTTGTAATTGGTCAGGATTACATAACTGAGACATTAGATATAAACGGGCAGAACTATATATTTAATTATATAGAAAACTCTTTTACACAACCAAATTCAAGAGTCAATGAAAAGATGATTGCATGGGCTATGGATGCTTTTAGTGATCACAAGGGTGATCTTTTAGAGCTTTACTGCGGTGCTGGGAATTTTACAATCCCTTTTGCAAAAATATTTGATAAAGTTTTAGCTACTGAGATATCTAAAAGCTCTATTAATGCCGCAAAAGCAAATATGGCACTAAATAGTGTAGAAAACATAGAGTTTATCCGTATGAGTGTTGAAGAGTTTGTAGATGCTTTAAACGGTGTTCGCGAGTTTAATAGAATGCAGCATATAAATATAGAAGATTACAATATTAACTCTATCTTTGTCGATCCTCCACGTTCCGGTATGGATGAGTTTACTTGTAAATTTAGTTCACAGTTTGATAATATTGTATATATATCTTGTAACCCTGAAACATTGGCACGAGATTTAGATATACTTACTCAAACTCATGAGATCAAATCTATGGCGCTATTTGATCAATTTCCATATACACACCATGCAGAGATGGGTGTAAAACTTGTAAAAAAGGTGTAG
- the mtaB gene encoding tRNA (N(6)-L-threonylcarbamoyladenosine(37)-C(2))-methylthiotransferase MtaB, with product MKKVYFKTFGCRTNLYDSQVMMSALKEYEITENEAEADMIVINSCTVTNGADTHVRSYISQVEKSGSGAKLFLTGCGAHTKGESLLKENRIHGVFGQSEKQKIDFLLNQEQPFYEKGDLNHVDDAVVGEFVGKSRAFIKIQEGCNFRCSYCIIPYVRGDARSMDEERIIEQVSKLALNGFGEFILTGTNLGSYGQDTRTSLAKLLKRMGMIRGVRRIRLGSVEPIQITDEFKEILDEPWLERHLHIALQHTSPQMLKIMNRRNVYKQDKELFEFLSDKGYTIGTDFITGHPGESEELWREAMENVKNLPLTHLHAFTYSKRDGTPSATMKPEVNGKVAKERLHELESLVKQKNYDFRKAFNGELDVLVESFKDGYFHGLDQHFNKIVIDSDEDLLGNWITVSDYQVKEEFNFARV from the coding sequence ATGAAAAAAGTTTACTTTAAAACCTTTGGATGTAGAACAAATCTTTACGATTCACAAGTGATGATGAGTGCACTAAAAGAGTATGAGATCACGGAGAATGAAGCTGAAGCAGATATGATTGTAATCAACTCGTGTACCGTTACAAACGGGGCAGATACACATGTGCGCTCATATATCTCTCAAGTGGAAAAAAGCGGCAGCGGTGCCAAACTTTTTTTAACTGGTTGCGGGGCGCATACAAAAGGGGAGTCACTTTTAAAAGAGAACCGTATCCACGGTGTTTTCGGACAGAGTGAGAAACAAAAGATCGATTTTCTACTTAATCAAGAGCAGCCTTTTTATGAGAAGGGTGATTTAAATCATGTTGATGATGCCGTTGTGGGTGAGTTTGTAGGAAAATCCCGTGCTTTCATTAAGATTCAGGAGGGGTGTAACTTTAGATGTTCTTACTGTATCATCCCTTACGTTCGCGGTGATGCAAGAAGTATGGATGAAGAGCGTATTATTGAACAGGTTTCAAAACTGGCACTCAACGGTTTTGGCGAGTTTATCTTAACGGGGACAAACCTTGGCTCATACGGACAAGATACAAGAACATCTTTGGCAAAACTGCTAAAGCGTATGGGAATGATCAGAGGTGTAAGACGCATCCGTTTAGGAAGTGTGGAGCCAATTCAAATCACAGATGAGTTTAAAGAGATTTTGGATGAACCTTGGTTAGAGAGACACCTTCATATTGCTCTGCAACACACGTCGCCTCAAATGCTGAAAATTATGAATAGACGTAATGTATATAAACAAGACAAAGAACTTTTTGAGTTCTTAAGTGATAAAGGGTATACAATAGGGACTGACTTTATTACGGGGCATCCGGGAGAGAGTGAAGAACTATGGAGAGAGGCGATGGAGAATGTAAAAAATCTTCCTTTAACGCATCTACATGCTTTTACATACTCTAAGCGTGACGGTACTCCATCAGCTACAATGAAGCCGGAGGTAAACGGTAAAGTGGCTAAAGAGAGACTTCATGAATTAGAGAGCTTGGTAAAACAAAAAAATTACGATTTTAGAAAAGCTTTTAATGGCGAGCTTGACGTTCTTGTAGAGTCTTTTAAAGATGGATATTTTCACGGGCTTGATCAACACTTTAATAAAATTGTGATAGACTCGGATGAAGATCTGCTTGGTAATTGGATCACTGTGAGTGATTATCAAGTAAAAGAGGAGTTTAATTTTGCTAGAGTCTAA
- the mog gene encoding molybdopterin adenylyltransferase produces MSEIKIGVITASDRASKGIYEDISGVAIQDTMKDYLKSEFEIVYRCIPDEQDHIEATMKELCDDEGCCLVVTTGGTGPALRDVTPEATENVCQKMMPGFGELMRQVSLQYVPTAILSRQTAGIRGKSLIINLPGKPKSIRECLDAVFPAVPYCIDLIEGPYIETNEDVIKAFRPKAK; encoded by the coding sequence ATGAGTGAAATAAAAATAGGTGTTATAACGGCTAGTGATAGAGCTAGTAAAGGGATTTACGAAGATATTTCAGGTGTAGCTATTCAAGATACAATGAAAGATTATTTAAAAAGCGAATTTGAAATAGTTTACAGATGTATCCCTGATGAACAAGACCATATTGAAGCGACTATGAAAGAGTTGTGTGACGATGAAGGGTGTTGTTTGGTTGTAACTACTGGTGGAACAGGTCCGGCACTTCGTGATGTAACTCCGGAAGCTACTGAAAACGTATGTCAGAAGATGATGCCAGGTTTTGGTGAATTAATGCGCCAAGTGAGTCTTCAGTACGTTCCAACGGCTATTTTATCTCGTCAAACGGCAGGAATCAGAGGAAAATCTTTAATTATTAATCTTCCTGGTAAACCAAAGTCTATTCGTGAGTGTTTAGATGCAGTTTTCCCTGCTGTACCGTATTGTATTGATCTTATTGAAGGACCGTACATCGAAACAAACGAAGACGTGATCAAAGCATTTAGACCAAAGGCAAAATAA
- a CDS encoding AAA family ATPase — MLESKKNRILLFVSAFFIIALVLFAILRDNSESITLSQATQMLLDKDVTKVVATNEYVYLKTENGYFKIASSQVTPQMFTNYKVEVGSESNILIYILFLVLFLGLGTMLLRFLQKRDGFQISKDGISRNASSKPEISAPIEAIKSDVSFDDIGGISDVKIELEEIIDFMRNPKRYKSFGARLPRGVLLVGPPGVGKTMIAKAVANAAGVPFYYQSGASFVQIYVGMGAKRVHELFAAAKKNAPSIIFIDEIDAVGKKRDGQRNDEREATLNQLLTEMDGFEASSSVIVIAATNNIGVLDSALLRAGRFDRRVFVELPTKRERASILEKYLAKVPHNIDTLQVADITVGFNGAALAALVNEAALLALRQNEFQVNIEHFYQVKDKVMFGKKKLQMLNDKQKSYLVTYQAGKALIATYFDLPFEKLMLSNEKLLPVSNEAFLQQDLEAQVKMHLAGVVTCDLKYQQHASSAKQDLDEAKELVRKMCDEYGMSTSILGDANEQQNVLDRLYGECKTLLESNSELIEQIESILYERESITKNEIKKLFR; from the coding sequence TTGCTAGAGTCTAAAAAAAATCGTATCCTACTTTTTGTTTCAGCATTTTTCATTATTGCCTTAGTTCTTTTTGCAATACTGCGCGATAATTCTGAAAGTATTACACTCTCACAAGCTACACAGATGTTACTAGATAAAGATGTAACAAAGGTTGTAGCAACAAATGAGTATGTGTATCTGAAAACAGAGAATGGATACTTTAAAATAGCCTCTTCGCAAGTTACTCCACAGATGTTTACAAACTATAAAGTGGAAGTGGGAAGCGAATCAAATATACTTATCTATATTCTTTTCTTAGTTCTGTTTTTAGGTCTTGGAACTATGTTACTGAGATTTTTACAAAAAAGGGATGGATTTCAAATCTCTAAAGATGGAATAAGTCGCAATGCATCGAGCAAACCTGAGATCTCCGCTCCGATCGAAGCAATAAAATCGGATGTAAGTTTTGATGATATCGGCGGAATCAGCGATGTTAAAATCGAACTTGAAGAGATTATTGACTTTATGAGAAATCCGAAACGTTATAAAAGTTTCGGTGCACGCCTTCCTCGCGGTGTGTTACTTGTAGGCCCTCCGGGTGTAGGTAAGACTATGATCGCAAAAGCCGTGGCAAATGCTGCAGGTGTACCGTTTTACTACCAAAGCGGTGCATCGTTTGTGCAGATCTATGTGGGAATGGGTGCAAAACGTGTTCATGAACTTTTTGCAGCTGCAAAGAAAAATGCTCCAAGTATTATCTTTATAGACGAGATCGATGCGGTTGGAAAAAAGCGTGACGGGCAGAGAAACGATGAGAGGGAAGCGACACTTAATCAACTCCTAACTGAGATGGACGGGTTTGAGGCTTCAAGCAGTGTGATCGTAATTGCAGCGACGAATAATATTGGTGTATTAGACTCTGCTCTTCTTCGTGCAGGACGTTTTGACCGTAGAGTATTTGTTGAGCTTCCAACTAAGAGAGAGCGTGCCTCTATTTTAGAGAAGTATCTTGCAAAAGTACCTCACAATATAGATACGTTGCAAGTGGCAGATATCACTGTAGGTTTTAACGGTGCAGCATTAGCCGCTTTAGTAAATGAGGCGGCACTTTTAGCACTTCGTCAAAATGAATTTCAGGTAAATATTGAACATTTTTATCAGGTGAAAGACAAAGTGATGTTTGGTAAGAAAAAGCTTCAAATGTTAAATGACAAGCAAAAGTCGTATCTTGTAACATATCAAGCTGGAAAAGCGTTGATAGCTACATATTTCGATCTCCCGTTTGAGAAGTTGATGCTCTCAAATGAGAAGCTTCTACCAGTTAGCAATGAAGCCTTTTTACAACAAGACCTTGAAGCACAGGTAAAGATGCATTTAGCAGGTGTTGTAACATGTGATCTGAAATATCAACAACATGCAAGCAGTGCAAAACAAGACCTTGATGAAGCAAAAGAGCTTGTAAGAAAAATGTGTGATGAGTACGGTATGAGTACATCTATCCTCGGTGATGCAAACGAACAGCAAAATGTTTTAGACAGACTTTATGGAGAGTGTAAAACACTTTTAGAATCTAACAGTGAGCTGATCGAGCAGATAGAGAGTATTTTATATGAGAGAGAAAGCATCACTAAAAATGAGATCAAAAAGTTATTTCGTTAG
- the fliP gene encoding flagellar type III secretion system pore protein FliP (The bacterial flagellar biogenesis protein FliP forms a type III secretion system (T3SS)-type pore required for flagellar assembly.), translating to MVKFFALFVLFVATSFGAESVTVPTVNLSLSAPDTPQQLVSSLNVLLVLTLLFLAPSMVMVMTTFTRFVIVFGFLRQALGTQQVPPTQVLVLLAMILTFFVMEPVGTKAYEQGIKPYVEEKIGYEEAFEKTTLPFKNFMIRNTREKDLALFLRIREMENPQTVADVPLSVVIPAFVISELKTAFEIGFLIFLPFLVIDMVVASILMSMGMMMLPPVMISLPFKILIFVLIDGWNLLIGNLIASIK from the coding sequence ATGGTGAAATTTTTTGCATTATTTGTGCTTTTTGTAGCTACATCATTCGGAGCTGAAAGCGTAACTGTACCTACGGTTAACTTATCGCTTTCTGCCCCTGATACTCCACAACAGTTAGTTTCTTCACTCAATGTTTTACTTGTTTTAACATTATTGTTCTTAGCACCGTCTATGGTGATGGTGATGACTACATTTACAAGGTTTGTGATTGTTTTTGGTTTTTTAAGACAAGCACTCGGTACACAGCAGGTACCACCAACTCAAGTTTTAGTACTACTGGCAATGATACTTACGTTCTTTGTAATGGAACCTGTGGGAACTAAGGCGTACGAGCAGGGGATTAAGCCTTATGTAGAGGAAAAGATAGGTTACGAAGAGGCATTTGAGAAAACAACATTGCCTTTTAAAAACTTTATGATCAGAAATACCAGAGAGAAAGATTTAGCTCTGTTTTTAAGAATACGTGAGATGGAAAACCCTCAAACAGTTGCAGATGTACCGCTTTCGGTTGTGATTCCTGCTTTTGTTATCAGTGAGCTTAAAACTGCATTTGAGATAGGATTTTTGATCTTCTTGCCGTTTTTGGTAATAGATATGGTAGTTGCATCTATTCTTATGTCGATGGGTATGATGATGTTACCGCCTGTAATGATATCCTTGCCGTTTAAGATACTTATATTTGTCTTGATCGACGGCTGGAACCTTTTAATTGGAAATTTAATAGCAAGTATAAAATAG